A portion of the Bactrocera neohumeralis isolate Rockhampton chromosome 2, APGP_CSIRO_Bneo_wtdbg2-racon-allhic-juicebox.fasta_v2, whole genome shotgun sequence genome contains these proteins:
- the LOC126750751 gene encoding probable cytochrome P450 313a4 has translation MSALISIETLIITAVLLLLYASWRLRQKQKYYRNVTSKLPTIGGLPFIGQSYHLFNVDTLLGKISAGFESMKTSTACIWMATTPYVLTIDPEIIKHVTTSPEFLNKARDLYTHFDNGVLNGIIVSPVNKWKTNRKAISPFLAHTNILGLFPYFNENAVSVKNKLERLAGLGEQDIYTSIKECGLQLSLLTIMGVKIEEDSVKYKELLTAFTDFLDHMSKTIVLNSFGLGFLSNTPHYKRTVKYLQALVRTLIKENLAENVESEAISYFEENRHSMIHLALKALQKKVFSKKDVEIECFTMLAASYETSVGAAYTCLVMLAMHPEIQERVLQEIRSVFPDGITTVQYDDLKKFPYLDMVISESLRLVPPITILGREVEKDTELCPGVILPKDAQVYIPIYILHTCKEIWGPDAHCFNPDNFLPENIEKRHPYSYMVFSKGPRNCIGFRYAEITLRIMLIHLVRNLKFSTTTKFEDIVLIPKVTMTYKNEPQISIEVRAD, from the exons ATGAGTGCTTTAATTAGTATAGAAACGCTAATTATAACGGCAGTTCTTCTCTTACTCTACGCCAGTTGGCGCTTGCGCCAAAAGCAGAAATACTATCGCAATGTAACTTCAAAGTTGCCTACCATTGGTGGTCTACCGTTTATTGGGCAATCCTATCATTTGTTTAATGTGGATA CATTGCTCGGTAAAATCAGTGCCGGCTTTGAGAGCATGAAGACATCGACGGCTTGCATATGGATGGCAACAACGCCATACGTGCTTACCATCGATCCTGAAATTATCAAGCATGTCACCACCTCGCCTGAGTTCCTCAACAAAGCCAGAGATTTGTATACACACTTTGATAATGGTGTACTCAATGGCATCATCGTAAGTCCAG taaataaatggaaaacaaaTCGCAAGGCTATCAGTCCTTTCCTTGCACATACTAATATTTTGGGTTTGTTTCCTTACTTCAATGAGAATGCAGTCAGTGTGAAGAACAAGCTTGAAAGATTGGCTGGGCTAGGTGAACAAGATATTTATACAAGTATCAAAGAATGTGGCCTACAGCTGAGTCTTC taACTATTATGGGTGTAAAGATAGAAGAAGACAGTGTGAAGTACAAGGAACTCCTTACGGCATTTACTGA CTTTTTAGATCACATGTCCAAAACCATCGTACTCAATTCGTTTGGCCTAGGCTTTCTATCCAATACTCCACATTATAAAAGAACAGTTAAATACTTGCAAGCGTTAGTCCGAACC CTGATAAAGGAAAATCTTGCTGAAAATGTTGAGTCGGAGGCCATAAGCTATTTTGAAGAGAACAGACACTCGATGATTCATTTGGCGCTAAAAGCACTGCAGAAGAAAGTATTTAGCAAAAAGGATGTGGAAATTGAGTGTTTCACAATGTTGGCTGCG TCTTACGAGACCTCCGTTGGTGCGGCATACACTTGTCTGGTGATGTTGGCAATGCATCCTGAAATACAGGAACGTGTTTTGCAAGAGATTCGCTCTGTGTTTCCAGATGGAATTACAACCGTTCAGTATGacgatttgaagaaatttcccTATTTGGATATGGTCATATCGGAATCATTGCGTTTAGTACCACCAATAACAATACTAGGACGGGAAGTTGAAAAAGACACCGAACTCTGTCCCGGTGTAATATTGCCCAAAGACGCACAAGTTTATATACCAATTTACATATTGCATACGTGTAAGGAAATTTGGGGTCCAGACGCACACTGTTTCAATCCAGACAACTTTTTACCCGAGAACATTGAAAAGCGTCACCCGTATTCTTACATGGTGTTCTCGAAGGGCCCACGCAACTGTATTG GCTTTCGTTACGCTGAAATCACATTACGTATCATGTTGATCCATTTGGTACGTAATCTGAAATTTTCCACAACTACTAAATTTGAGGATATCGTTTTAATACCAAAAGTTACAATGACTTATAAAAATGAACCACAAATAAGCATAGAGGTCAGAGCAGactaa